In Candidatus Devosia phytovorans, the DNA window ATGGCGAGCTGGTCTGCCTGCTCGGTCCGTCCGGGTCGGGCAAGTCGACGCTGCTGCGCATGGTGGGTGGCTTCGAAACGCCGACCTCTGGCGTCATGACCATCGATGGCGATGACATCACCCGCGTGCCACCCGAGCGGCGGCCGACGGGCATGGTGTTCCAGAGCCATGCGCTGTGGACGCATATGAATGTGTATAGGAACCTCGCCTTTGGCCTGAAACTCCGCAAGGTGCCGGCCAGCGAGATCAAGCGGCGGGTCGAGGGCGTGCTGGAGCTGGTGGGGCTGGGTGGCTATGGCACGCGCTCGGTGACACAGCTTTCGGGCGGGCAACAGCAGCGCGTGGCGCTGGCACGCTCGCTGGTGCTGGAGCCGAAAATCCTGCTGCTGGACGAGCCTTTTGCGAGTCTGGACCAGCACTTGCGCGAAAGACTTCGCGAAGAGGTTCGCGATATCCAGCAGCGCCTCAAGATCACGACGCTGTTCGTGACCCATGGCCAGGACGAAGCCCTCTCCATGGCCGACCGGATCGTCGTGATGCGCGACGGCAAGACCGAGCAGATCGACCGGCCGGACGTGGTCTATCGCGAGCCGCGCACGCCGTTCGTCGCCGGCTTCATCGGCACGATGAATCTCGTCGAGGGCATGGTCAGCAATGGCGTGTTTTCCAAGGCCGGCTTTGCGACGAAACTGCCGATCGGTGATGGCCCAGCCACGCTGGCGGTGCGGCCCGAGGCGCTCGATCTTGCGGCGGCAGGCAGCAATGGGCAGGGCAAGGTGCATCGCGTCACCGACTATGGCACGCATGGCTTGGTCGATCTCGAACTGAACGACGGCACGCGCATGAAGGCAATGGTCAGCCATCCCGATCTGTTCAAATCCGGTCAGGGCGTCAACCTCTCGCCTAGGGCCGTTGCCGCCTATCGTGACGGCGTGGTGGTGCATCGCGGCGAGGTCGCGGCGGTGACGGCGGTTCAGCCGGTTCTGGCAGACGCGTAATGGCCGACCCGATCTTTATCGAGCGCAACGGCCACCGCACGTGGCTGAAGTGGCATCGTGGACGGCGCCGGGCCAGCGATCCGGTGTTCACCGGGCAGCGGATCGTCGAAGGCATGCGGCTGGGGGCCAGCATCGAGGTCGATCTGGTGGTGACCGGCGACAAGGGTTTTGCCGTGCTGCATGACATGACCCTCGACCGCGAAACCACGGACCGCGGTCCGGTGGCGCAGACGGCTGACGCCCATATCCGCACGCTGAACCTGCGCGACAATGACGGCGCGCCGATCGACGAGCCGGTGATGCTGCTGGACGATCTCTGTGCGCTGATGGCAACGGCGGGCGTGCATCCCGAGGCGCTGCTGCAGCTTGACTACAAGGAAGACGAGCATGTGCTCGACGCGCGGGCACTGGAGAATTTTGCCCGGGCGACGGCGACGATCGCGGGCAATTGCATCGTGTCGTCGGGGAGCGCCAAGGCGGTCGACATGCTGACCGGCGTGGTGCCGGGAATGCGGGCGGGCTTCGATCCGAGCGACGAGGACGTCTTCAAGGCGGCGCTGGCGTCGGGGACGCTGCAGGGCTTTGTCGATGACGCGGTGGCGGCCTCGCCGAAGTCGGACCTGATCTATCTCGACTGGCGGATTGTCACCACGTCAGACGATGCGGGGTTCGATATCGTCGCGGCGTTCCATGCGCTGGGGAAACGCGTGGATGCGTGGACGATCAATCGCGCTGATACCGAAGGCCTCGCCAATGTCGAGCGGCTGCTGGGATTGAAGGTGGATCAGATCACGTCGGATGATCCGGAGGGGATTGTGGGGATGGCGGGGTGAGGCCTGCGCCTGTCGCTCCAACACCCACGGTGTCACCCCGGCCTTGAGCCGGGGCCTATCCTTAGATCAGGTCACGGCCGTTAGGTGCCGATGATTGGCACTGCGACCGTGCGGCCGTGGAAAAATCTCGGGATGGGTCCCGGCTCAAGGCCGGGATGACATCGCGCGTGTGGATGGTCTAGGTATCCTTATTTGGGATCCTTCTTCGGCACGTCCTTGAGCTTTTCGATCAGAAACGCATGCGTCGCCTTGTTGCCCACGATCAGCGTTCCCGTGCGCTCGTAGACCTCAGGACCACGCCCCCACCAGTCGGTGACGACGCCGCCGGCTTCCTGCACCAGCAGGATGCCCGCAGCCGTGTCGAGGAAGCCGGTCTCCTCGAAATAGCCGGTGAGGCGGCCCATGGCGACAT includes these proteins:
- a CDS encoding glycerophosphodiester phosphodiesterase family protein, which codes for MADPIFIERNGHRTWLKWHRGRRRASDPVFTGQRIVEGMRLGASIEVDLVVTGDKGFAVLHDMTLDRETTDRGPVAQTADAHIRTLNLRDNDGAPIDEPVMLLDDLCALMATAGVHPEALLQLDYKEDEHVLDARALENFARATATIAGNCIVSSGSAKAVDMLTGVVPGMRAGFDPSDEDVFKAALASGTLQGFVDDAVAASPKSDLIYLDWRIVTTSDDAGFDIVAAFHALGKRVDAWTINRADTEGLANVERLLGLKVDQITSDDPEGIVGMAG
- a CDS encoding ABC transporter ATP-binding protein; the protein is MSVLKINDVSKIFPNGTTAVDNFTLDVADGELVCLLGPSGSGKSTLLRMVGGFETPTSGVMTIDGDDITRVPPERRPTGMVFQSHALWTHMNVYRNLAFGLKLRKVPASEIKRRVEGVLELVGLGGYGTRSVTQLSGGQQQRVALARSLVLEPKILLLDEPFASLDQHLRERLREEVRDIQQRLKITTLFVTHGQDEALSMADRIVVMRDGKTEQIDRPDVVYREPRTPFVAGFIGTMNLVEGMVSNGVFSKAGFATKLPIGDGPATLAVRPEALDLAAAGSNGQGKVHRVTDYGTHGLVDLELNDGTRMKAMVSHPDLFKSGQGVNLSPRAVAAYRDGVVVHRGEVAAVTAVQPVLADA